The Leguminivora glycinivorella isolate SPB_JAAS2020 chromosome 2, LegGlyc_1.1, whole genome shotgun sequence DNA window ATTAAAATTACactatgtactattttttaaaataacgtTCAACACTTTGCACTTACCAGTACGTGGGTGCGGGAACTCGTTATTTCGCGATTACGTCGccgaatatatttaaattaaataaatttgcaGGTGTCCGCGCCCaccagaaaataattaaaattataatttgtacAGCGCGCGAGACGACACGGGCTGGCCCGTGTGCGCGACGGTACGTACGTGCGTAACGTTTGGCGGCTGGCGCGGACTGATGACTGGGCGGCGCGGCGGGGCAGCGCTCGCGCCAGTTCCAGATTATTCCGTGACGTCAGCTCAGACCGGTCGTAGTACAGTTGATACGAATAGCGCATGGACGGTCGGATTAACCTTGCGATGTCTATTACAGAGgttttttaaaacataattattttattttattcttagtcGTACTTTAAAATAGAAAAGTAGAATAagataattaatgtaaatataaaattgattgttaaatttgtaaaaataaatagttagttgattaaaataaataataaaaataataattgattaaaataattcatgcaactataattaaaattgtaaaaataataaaattaaagcttataattaaaacatgtaCGTGCAACGTTAcactgtaaaataaataattaaggttATCATCGGTCACGTAAACCATTAAAGACAATTAATGTGTGTTATGCTAGAATCCTTCTACTTAAATAAGACATGGAAGTCGATTTTCGAACTTCATTTCGTCACTCTAAAGTCTGTGGAAAAAACGAAATAGGTACTCTTTTAAAGTATGGGCGCTAGATATTGGAAATGCGGAAAGAGAAGCGTCACAAAATTAATAGGGTCGCATACATTCCCGAACAGATTCGAATTCAAATGTCTTAGTAGGTAGTGGacatattattgaacgaaacaCACTATATCCAGCGGTCCAAGTTCAAAATTCGGCCTCCTGTCATTTCTTGTTTTATTGTTCCTGTTAGGCTCTGAAAGATAGGTTTAAATATGACAGTAAAAACGTACATTAACATGATAATAGGGGGCACTGTCATTCCAGCACTAAACACATACACCGCGCTTGTAAATTGCTTCACAGTCTGGGCGTATATGGTCGCATACAACGGGTCGAACACGAGCGCAGACAGGGCCTCCATTAAACTGAATAAAGAATTCATTTTGCCTGGAAACATGATAGAACTTATTACTCACCTAACATACTAAAATTCTATTAGGTCGCCAATAAACGGAACATACCTAATTCTTCACTAGGTACTAATTTTGACGTCATTGAACGCAATGCAGTGTAAGTGGTTGCATTCAAAAATTGTACTATAGgaactgcaaaaaaaaaacaacgaaaAAATTTTCTTCAGAAGCTCCATATTAAATGAATTTCGACGAACGATCGAGTGTGAATACTTGATTAGAAGTTATATTGCTGTTTAGCAagtttgtaaatatgtatgtgtaCCTAAATGTATCTAGGGCTAACTTACCTAAATACATTTGAAAATCAGTTCGGACgaaattaatgtaaataaaaccCATGAGTTTGCTCGTAACTGAAATGAGACAGAGCACGGGGTCATCCACGCCCCATCGCTTGCTCAATATGCTTATTGACAAAAAAACAGCTGGAACCAAAGTAAAGACACATGCAAAAGCGGAACTTAGGTCCCTAGTCTTGTTGTTCGTAAGTATTTCACGCATGTTGATTAAACTTGTAGATATAGCAATGAGTTATCTCTAGAAGGCTAAGGCAAAGCattagtctaagaaaaaaagatCACACAGTCCAACTAGCCAGTAACAGTACTTATTATAGTATAACGTAATTAATTTAACTTTGTAGTGTTATCTGGATAAAACTGTTTTTATATCCATGTGATGTTCTACTTTAACACTTGGGAAATAAAGTCCACATTTACCTAATCCTATGTAGGTACTTTACTCACCCACTGCATGCAATATGTGACTGTATGTCGAATACATGCTGTATTTGACTGCATCCCAATTGAGGCGATATCGTACAAATAGGTAAGTAATTATGTGTTCCCCTAAAAAAATTACGAAATCAAATCTCTCACTACGTACTAGTCACTACAGATAGAAcaatgaaacttgagcagttttatgTGCCCTGCATAccacttttgggaatacagactTTTTATTTATCTATGTTTGTATTCAACATGTttcttgtaggtacctactcaattGAATGTCATAAACGTACAAGATCAATATGAATACCACAgttgccacagtttcgttttctttcaaccccttatttgccaagagtggcactgaagctttagtagtttcatgtgttctgcctaccacatttatgggatacaggcgtgattgtatgtatgtatcaatatgaataaaaaactcaatttatttttttcaattttaattcaaaagtgTACATACCGTGGCCGGCTCCAAAAAGAATAGCAACAACTAATAAGTGCAGGGTAATCATCAATTTTACGTCACCCTGCCTTTTCTTGGTGACGACAGATATGGTATCTTTTTGCAGAGACAGCAACTCTGAAAACTTGAACTGGAAAGCAAATTCGATAAGTAGATAGGTCTTTAGTTCATGTTAATTTGTGTAAAccaataaataagtacctaggaaaaccttaatttttacctttttgataTCCACTTTAGCGGGATTTGTATTACTTTTTAAACAAACATATCCGTATATCATTGTCATTAAATATAAACAGCCAGATATTACGAATGTACCCACATAACCACAATATTTCAGTAGGAGTCCACTCAAACTAGTTCCTATGAGTATCCCGGTTGTTAGGCACAAGTTCACCATGCCAATACGAAACGTTCTAGTCTCTGGAGTAGAAATGTCGCTAATATAGCTAAAAACTCCAATAAACGACGTTACGTAACCCCCGGTAATAGCCGGGAATAATACTTCTAGGAGCATCGTAACTTCTACGGGGATCTCATAGAAGAGAATACTGCTCACTATATTGCTTACAGTCATGAGTAAGTCTCCGAAAATAGGAAGCAACATGCAGATTTTTCGGTTGCCAGTTCTGTCGCTCCAGGCCCCCATGAACATGACAACGAGCGTTGGCAAGGCGGTGTGAATTATGCTTCTCCATGTTTCTACCGATGAAATTACCTTCTGCACTTCTCGCTCGTATTCAATCAAGTTGCTGCCATTCTTATCGATTAAAGGATTACATATTTCGGGGCCATAATTTAGTTTCACGAGACAAGCTTTAgccaaatttaaattttgggTCGCGAGTTTTCCCAGAGCCGCCGGTAAGATCATACCAGCCATAATGGGTTCCACAGTTATGTTAGATCtcaaacattttaatttttcagtGAGTGTTTTTCTCGGAATTTCGGTTTTGTCTTTATCTGATCCGATTTTATCAACAGTTGGTATTTGGCGAAGTAACTTTTCGTCAACATTTTCCAATTTGTTATTTTGAGAACAGtgcataataaataaactagaacaTCTACAATCAACTTGATTAAACTAACCCATACGGGCCATACGTATGATACTCGTGCTACTGTAATTTACTCAAGATAACTACAATTGCACCTGTATTCCTTATAATACCTacagtatgtatgtttgtacgATAGAAATAGTACATACACTACGATAAAAGTGTGAAAAATAGGAAATTCAAAACGATATGGCATTATTCACCCACTCGGAAAGGCTACTTTTCTTCCCTGTGAGGAGGGAGCAAAGTGGCTCTTTTCCACACTTTGCTGTTCAAGAACTTTATGTTGCcagtattggctacgtgcacgacaattacgcccactaccatgtgaacttgaagtggaaaatgtcaaaaaatgacatgtaaacaaacattatattttaacgatttttcgttaattttaaataaatcgaataacaagagctactatttcaagtgtaatttaggtagatagattataaagacatggatataataccaaaaatcagtttccaaagcattactcaaggtataaacttccaaccccaaactacagaaagagtcaataaattggtgctggcagggcatataaggaatcttgaagaacataggagtaatggtacaagttcttcgagctagtgatatggtattcgctaaacctccgtcccgttaatgccatataaaacaaatctaaacgtaagtaccgcGTAAACGtaagtcatgtccgcggccgcagaaatatccgacacgggcctattcccaggctaggcctgaatctttaagcataatcttttacggtaggaaaaatactaacagcgtattgaacaatattaggtaaacaaagcttaaatataatttattataatgttttgttttgacatgtcacttacgttttcttttcaccgtagctatccatttagttctttgatccaatttccagtgtgctctaagaaacgcatagaacgtgcaacgactatttatgccattatttgtacaattaacaacgaaacaacattgatgccccatatcaaacattacacattgtattatattttatgagttttgatagatgacaaccacaatcagtgtcgattttgaccaccgcaagcactgcgatcgctttgcttaccccctccatgcacttcgcacgaagccaataaaATATTATCGCAACAAAAAGGGAATGCACATGggtaataaatattgtaatcgATCTTTGATTGTAGATTTAGTCCGTATTACATATTTGTACATTGTCGATTATCTATATTTAGAAACTTAATCACTTCCTCATAGTTGATGTGAAAAGCAGTGTGTCACGTGGTAGCAATATAATTTCCACCTTGCCTTGGGCGTTAGACCACCTCGCGTGATAATTTTCTTAAGGTAGTATTATTTTAGTATCATACCGTATAAGACAAGTTATCGGCCGTCGTAGCTCAACTCATCACTATTTGCACTGAATGTTTACCCCATGTCGGAGCCATTGAGCAACGTGTAAGGAACCTAATGTCAACATCATAAATGCTCTCCAAACGAAAACAAAAATCAGCCATgtaggaaaaataattcttgCATAAGCGAATTTTGGCTTAGGTAAAGGTGCCTTAAACAATATACGGaaagtatacaaatatttaaatttacgaGTAAAaggatatattaaataaaactatttgatgTAGGTAATTCAactgtattttataaaaaatctgTAGTTACAGCAATATTACCTACTCAATAACTATTGATTAAACTGAACTCTCTAGTCCACAAAGATCCATGTTCACACCAAATTGAATGACTGGCTCAGTCCAAtaaatatctataaaatattgtgTCAAAAACGTATTATTTACATATAGTTTTTGGCAAAATCTTTATTGAACCGAGCCTATAAGTGTGAGAGCTACGATCCACATACTTAGGTTTCAAAATTCTTTCGTAGGCAAACTTTAGAGTAAACCTTTTTTTGTCCATAACTTGGAAAAATAAGTAGGTGCAATGTAACTCTTAATCTACCACAAAAAACCTGTCGGAACCGTACAGATGTAATGAAACTTTAACTGAATTGGTAACCTTCTGTATTTAATACACTACATcatattacatacataaactttagatatataggtaggtactatgtatttgtttttatttcaatcGACATCATGATAAAAGAGcgtttgtatatatgtatattctgATACGATTAGTACAAATATATgttgcaaatgtttaaactaGAATGGGCCATCCTATTTACAggataaaaaaaacagtaattTGGAACTGTGATCGATTGATCGTAAATAAACTGCGATACAGCACGTTATTCTCATGAAGTGTCCACAAATTTCAAATTCTCATTTTGACATAGAATTAGAAATCGTTCATGTTTTAAATCACATTCGTAACATTTCTAATGGAATCTGTACGTCGATAGCATGCATGCATTTAGGTTTAAAGGTATTTTGTGTggtctattcaaacatttacaGTTAAATAACAAATATGTATTATACAGTATTTGTATGTCTCCTAGAACGGGCTATTACATTGTAGCTACTGACTTGTTTCAATCTAATGACAAATCAGGTAGACATGTACACAAACATAACAATAGTTTATATGGGAGAGTCGCATAATGTAGGTACCGCAGTcgggtaggtaaatatatttatacattAATCGTAATTATCTAACGTAAAAAcaattcataaataaacaaattcgTAATACTTAACCTTACCACTAAAACAACGTATTGTGTGAGCAATAGTGATATTcagttatttatactattttttttaaataaagagaTGCAAGCAGAAAATgtgaacataaataaaataggtgCACTCTAATCTATCTACAATTTGTTTTAATGAAAGTATAGAACAGGCGGGCAAGCATGGGCGCGTGATATAGCTCATATGCGTCAATGCGTCCTTTTTGCACTTTCAATAAGTGCAATAAAGACGGACCCACGCGATAGCCTatatcacactagtgtgctagACCCGCAGGAGCATATAAAGCAAACTATAATCATCGCATTATACTAAAAGTGTTCCCAATAATAATCTTACtctaaaagttaaattaatttaaCCATTTCATTATTTTCGGTGCTTCGTTCGCACTTGACTACTGTcacttaataatataaaaattttaccttccaataaaattattattattttgcctggtatatccgaggtctttatagagagagtacgtcgtagacgttgcatcggaccgatagatggcgccatcgttcgttgtaagtcgctccggcgtcacaccgccgcgatgttggtagtcccgttttccccacctgcaacataaggctccttgcgccccgacccgccaccagccaccctcattgttgaggagaagt harbors:
- the LOC125238864 gene encoding proton-coupled folate transporter-like; the protein is MHCSQNNKLENVDEKLLRQIPTVDKIGSDKDKTEIPRKTLTEKLKCLRSNITVEPIMAGMILPAALGKLATQNLNLAKACLVKLNYGPEICNPLIDKNGSNLIEYEREVQKVISSVETWRSIIHTALPTLVVMFMGAWSDRTGNRKICMLLPIFGDLLMTVSNIVSSILFYEIPVEVTMLLEVLFPAITGGYVTSFIGVFSYISDISTPETRTFRIGMVNLCLTTGILIGTSLSGLLLKYCGYVGTFVISGCLYLMTMIYGYVCLKSNTNPAKVDIKKFKFSELLSLQKDTISVVTKKRQGDVKLMITLHLLVVAILFGAGHGEHIITYLFVRYRLNWDAVKYSMYSTYSHILHAVAVFLSISILSKRWGVDDPVLCLISVTSKLMGFIYINFVRTDFQMYLGKMNSLFSLMEALSALVFDPLYATIYAQTVKQFTSAVYVFSAGMTVPPIIMLIWFIIRNRYKQKHRPVELENLPNESDLPA